Proteins encoded within one genomic window of Oncorhynchus nerka isolate Pitt River linkage group LG9b, Oner_Uvic_2.0, whole genome shotgun sequence:
- the LOC115114649 gene encoding high affinity immunoglobulin epsilon receptor subunit gamma-like isoform X2, which produces MFRGSLILVALLLNFSMAEAQVPDGKLCYILDGILVIYGVILTILYCRLRMHPIYINNGGPPQVTGGYPQKGEGLYAGLTHKGQDTYETIKVQKKAMLV; this is translated from the exons ATGTTTCGGGGATCTCTGATCTTGGTCGCTCTACTCTTGAACTTCAGCATGGCAG AGGCCCAAGTGCCAGATGGGAAACTGTGTTATATCCTGGATGGGATTCTCGTGATCTACGGCGTCATTCTCACCATATTGTACTGCAGACTGAGG ATGCATCCCATCTACATAAACAATGGCGGACCTCCACAGGTCACTGGCGGGTATCCACAG aaaggagagggactttACGCA GGTTTGACCCATAAAGGTCAGGACACCTATGAGACCATCAAGGTGCAGAAGAAAGCGATGCTGGTGTGA
- the LOC115114649 gene encoding high affinity immunoglobulin epsilon receptor subunit gamma-like isoform X1, which translates to MFRGSLILVALLLNFSMAEAQVPDGKLCYILDGILVIYGVILTILYCRLRMHPIYINNGGPPQVTGGYPQITTQITALVISILQKGEGLYAGLTHKGQDTYETIKVQKKAMLV; encoded by the exons ATGTTTCGGGGATCTCTGATCTTGGTCGCTCTACTCTTGAACTTCAGCATGGCAG AGGCCCAAGTGCCAGATGGGAAACTGTGTTATATCCTGGATGGGATTCTCGTGATCTACGGCGTCATTCTCACCATATTGTACTGCAGACTGAGG ATGCATCCCATCTACATAAACAATGGCGGACCTCCACAGGTCACTGGCGGGTATCCACAG ATAACAACGCAGATAACAGCTCTCGTAATTTCCATTTtacagaaaggagagggactttACGCA GGTTTGACCCATAAAGGTCAGGACACCTATGAGACCATCAAGGTGCAGAAGAAAGCGATGCTGGTGTGA